The proteins below come from a single Sphingomonas carotinifaciens genomic window:
- the tsf gene encoding translation elongation factor Ts: protein MAEITAAMVKELREKSGAGMMDCKKALNETSGDMDAAMDWLRTKGLAAAAKKSSRTAAEGLVGVATAGTKGAAIEVNSETDFVAKNDQFQSFVRELTQIALNTGDDLDAIKGAAMPSGTTVEETLTNNIATIGENQAIRRAKRLEVSKGAVVSYVHNAASPGLGKIGVLVALESEASDEVLQGLGKQLAMHIAAAFPKALNEGDLDEAEIERERAIATEKASESGKPADIIAKMVEGSIAKYRKEHALVSQLFVMDGKTKISDVVAKAGKDAGAEIVLKDYVRFQLGEGIEKEASDFAAEVAAASGVPQKA, encoded by the coding sequence ATGGCTGAGATCACGGCAGCGATGGTCAAGGAGCTGCGCGAAAAGAGCGGCGCCGGCATGATGGACTGCAAGAAGGCGCTGAACGAGACCAGCGGCGACATGGACGCCGCAATGGACTGGCTGCGGACCAAGGGTCTGGCCGCGGCCGCCAAGAAGTCCAGCCGCACGGCGGCCGAGGGCCTGGTCGGCGTCGCGACCGCCGGCACCAAGGGTGCCGCGATCGAGGTGAACTCCGAGACCGACTTCGTCGCCAAGAACGATCAGTTCCAGTCGTTCGTCCGCGAACTGACGCAGATCGCGCTCAACACCGGTGACGATCTGGACGCGATCAAGGGCGCCGCGATGCCGTCGGGTACGACGGTCGAGGAAACGCTGACCAACAACATCGCGACGATCGGCGAGAACCAGGCGATCCGTCGTGCCAAGCGCCTCGAAGTGTCCAAGGGCGCGGTTGTGTCCTACGTCCACAACGCGGCATCGCCGGGCCTGGGCAAGATCGGCGTGCTGGTCGCGCTCGAGTCCGAAGCGTCCGACGAGGTGCTGCAGGGCCTGGGCAAGCAGCTTGCGATGCACATTGCGGCCGCTTTCCCGAAGGCGCTGAACGAAGGCGATCTGGACGAGGCCGAGATCGAGCGCGAGCGCGCGATCGCGACCGAAAAGGCGAGCGAGAGCGGCAAGCCCGCCGACATCATCGCCAAGATGGTGGAAGGCTCGATCGCCAAGTACCGCAAGGAGCATGCGCTGGTCAGCCAGCTGTTCGTGATGGACGGCAAGACCAAGATCAGCGACGTCGTTGCCAAGGCCGGCAAGGACGCCGGGGCCGAGATCGTGCTGAAGGACTATGTCCGCTTCCAGCTCGGCGAAGGCATCGAGAAGGAAGCATCCGACTTCGCCGCCGAAGTGGCGGCGGCTTCGGGCGTTCCGCAGAAGGCCTGA
- a CDS encoding c-type cytochrome, with product MTILLALAGCGDDDHARRLASAGPNPSLDALMRVADPGNGRRVFGQCLACHTIGQGQLDRAGPNLHAIMGKPVAGGSDRFGYTVALSRVGGRWDRATMDRWLADPQRFAPGTRMSFAGLADPLDRADVIWYLEAEGK from the coding sequence GTGACCATCCTCTTGGCGCTGGCGGGATGCGGTGATGATGACCATGCCAGGCGGCTGGCATCGGCGGGGCCGAACCCGTCGCTCGATGCGCTGATGCGGGTCGCCGATCCCGGCAATGGCCGGCGCGTGTTCGGCCAATGCCTGGCCTGTCACACGATCGGGCAGGGGCAGCTGGACCGTGCAGGGCCGAACCTGCATGCGATCATGGGCAAGCCGGTTGCGGGCGGCAGCGATCGGTTCGGCTATACGGTGGCGCTGTCGCGCGTCGGCGGGCGTTGGGACAGGGCGACGATGGATCGCTGGCTTGCCGATCCGCAGCGTTTCGCGCCGGGCACGCGGATGAGCTTCGCCGGGCTTGCCGATCCGCTCGATCGTGCCGACGTGATCTGGTATCTGGAGGCGGAAGGGAAATAG
- a CDS encoding NADP-dependent isocitrate dehydrogenase, with the protein MAKIKVKTPVVEIDGDEMTRIIWEWIRERLIKPYLDIDLEYYDLGIQKRDETDDQITIQSAKAIQKYGVGVKCATITPDEQRVEEFGLKKMWRSPNGTIRNILGGVVFREPIVIKNVPRLIPGWTHPIVVGRHAFGDQYKATDFKVPGKGKLTMKWEGENGETIEEEVFDFPAAGVAMGMYNLDESIRDFARASMNYGLGRGWPVYLSTKNTILKAYDGRFKDIFEEVYAAEFKDQFQAAGIEYQHRLIDDMVASALKWHGEFVWACKNYDGDVQSDQVAQGFGSLGLMTSVLMTPDGQTIEAEAAHGTVTRHYRQHQQGKATSTNPIASIFAWTGGLKFRGKFDGTPDVTRFAETLEQVCIKTVENGHMTKDLAILIGPDQPWMTTEQFFEQIRSNLEAEMGNWA; encoded by the coding sequence ATGGCCAAGATCAAGGTGAAAACGCCCGTCGTGGAGATCGACGGCGACGAGATGACGCGGATCATCTGGGAATGGATCCGCGAGCGCCTTATCAAGCCGTATCTGGACATCGACCTGGAATATTACGACCTGGGCATCCAGAAGCGTGACGAGACGGACGACCAGATCACCATCCAGTCGGCCAAGGCGATCCAGAAGTACGGCGTCGGCGTGAAGTGCGCGACGATCACCCCCGACGAGCAGCGCGTCGAAGAGTTCGGCCTGAAGAAGATGTGGCGCTCGCCCAACGGCACGATCCGCAACATCCTGGGCGGCGTCGTCTTCCGCGAACCGATCGTCATCAAGAACGTACCCCGCCTGATCCCCGGCTGGACCCACCCGATCGTCGTCGGCCGTCACGCCTTTGGCGACCAGTACAAGGCCACCGACTTCAAGGTGCCCGGCAAGGGCAAGCTGACCATGAAGTGGGAAGGCGAGAATGGCGAGACGATCGAGGAGGAAGTGTTCGACTTCCCCGCGGCCGGCGTCGCGATGGGCATGTACAACCTCGACGAATCGATCCGCGACTTTGCGCGTGCATCGATGAACTACGGCCTGGGCCGTGGCTGGCCGGTGTACCTGTCGACGAAGAACACGATCCTGAAGGCCTATGACGGCCGCTTCAAGGACATCTTCGAGGAAGTGTACGCCGCCGAGTTCAAGGACCAGTTCCAGGCCGCGGGCATCGAGTATCAGCACCGCCTGATCGACGACATGGTCGCATCCGCGCTGAAGTGGCACGGCGAGTTCGTCTGGGCCTGCAAGAACTATGACGGCGACGTACAGTCGGATCAGGTGGCGCAGGGCTTCGGCTCCCTGGGCCTGATGACCTCGGTGCTGATGACGCCAGACGGCCAGACGATCGAGGCCGAGGCCGCGCATGGCACCGTCACCCGCCACTATCGCCAGCATCAGCAGGGCAAGGCGACGTCGACCAACCCGATCGCGTCGATCTTCGCCTGGACCGGCGGCCTGAAGTTCCGTGGCAAGTTCGACGGTACGCCGGACGTGACGCGCTTCGCCGAGACGCTGGAGCAGGTCTGCATCAAGACCGTCGAGAACGGCCACATGACCAAGGATCTGGCGATCCTGATCGGCCCGGACCAGCCCTGGATGACCACCGAACAGTTCTTCGAGCAGATCCGTTCGAACCTGGAAGCCGAGATGGGCAACTGGGCCTGA
- a CDS encoding valine--tRNA ligase: MTELPKTFDPAAIEARWYAHWEQEGLFRPERPQAEPWTIVNPPPNVTGSLHIGHALDNTLQDILTRHARLKGKDALWVVGTDHAGIATQMVVERNLAQQGVKRTDIGRDDFVARIWDWKAESGGQITRQLRRLGCSMDWANERFTMDEGFSRAVLKVFVELHRQGLLYRDKRLVNWDAGLGTAISDLEVETREVQGKFWHLTYPLADGSGTISVATTRPETMLADMAVAVNPDDPRYTALIGAQVRLPITGRLIPIVADEHADPELGSGAVKITPGHDFNDFEVGRRAGIEARDMLNMLDAKARICQTADGLVPEALIGLDRFEARQAVIALLEEAGVLERVEDRVIQTPYGDRSGVVIEPWLTDQWYVDAKTLAQPAIEAVRSGAIKLVPASWEKTFFNWMENIQPWCVSRQLWWGHQIPAWFAEDGRAFVAETEEEAQAQAGAGVVLTRDPDVLDTWFSSALWPFATLGWPDAADPTLGGRYPNDVLVSGFDILFFWDARMMMQGMQFMKDVPFRTLYLHGLVRAADGSKMSKSKGNTVDPLGLIDQYGADALRFFMAAMESQGRDIKMDERRVEGYRNFATKLWNAARFAQANGIGASATLDAPVATLAVNKWIIAETVKTVQAVDLALADYRFDGAANAIYQFVWSRFCDWYLELIKPVLQGGEAGGEETRAVAGWVLDQILVLLHPFMPFITEELWHAMGSRDHDLIVAQWPMADARALDPEAEREIDWLIRLVGDIRAARTELNVPPGARLPLHVRDAHDDTLARLDRQASVLARLARVDRAEGDAASGGAAQVVVDEATFILPLEGVIDLDAERARLTKAIAAAEKERDALGARLGNASFVERAKPEAVDKARADHADKMAEAARLHAALGRLG, from the coding sequence ATGACCGAACTGCCCAAGACCTTCGACCCCGCCGCCATCGAGGCCCGCTGGTATGCCCATTGGGAGCAGGAGGGGCTGTTCCGTCCCGAACGCCCGCAGGCCGAGCCGTGGACGATCGTCAACCCGCCGCCCAACGTCACGGGCAGCCTGCATATCGGCCACGCGCTGGACAATACGCTGCAGGACATCCTGACGCGCCACGCCCGGTTGAAGGGCAAGGACGCGCTGTGGGTGGTCGGCACCGATCATGCCGGCATCGCCACGCAGATGGTGGTCGAGCGCAACCTGGCGCAGCAGGGCGTGAAGCGCACCGATATTGGCCGCGATGATTTCGTCGCCCGAATCTGGGACTGGAAAGCGGAGTCGGGCGGCCAGATCACGCGCCAGCTTCGCCGGCTGGGCTGCTCGATGGACTGGGCGAACGAGCGCTTCACCATGGACGAGGGCTTCTCCAGGGCCGTGCTGAAGGTGTTCGTCGAACTGCACCGTCAGGGACTGCTCTACCGCGACAAGCGGTTGGTGAACTGGGACGCAGGCCTTGGCACCGCGATCAGCGACCTGGAGGTCGAGACGCGCGAGGTGCAGGGCAAGTTCTGGCACCTGACCTATCCGCTGGCCGATGGCAGCGGCACGATCTCGGTGGCGACGACGCGGCCGGAGACGATGCTGGCCGACATGGCGGTGGCGGTAAATCCGGACGATCCGCGCTATACCGCGCTGATCGGTGCGCAAGTGCGCCTGCCGATCACCGGCCGCCTGATCCCGATCGTCGCCGACGAGCATGCCGACCCCGAACTGGGCTCGGGCGCGGTGAAGATCACGCCGGGCCACGACTTCAACGATTTCGAGGTCGGCCGCCGCGCCGGGATCGAGGCGCGCGACATGCTCAACATGCTCGATGCGAAGGCGCGTATCTGCCAGACCGCGGACGGGCTGGTGCCCGAAGCGCTGATCGGGCTCGACCGGTTCGAGGCACGCCAGGCGGTGATCGCGCTGCTGGAAGAGGCGGGCGTGCTGGAGCGGGTCGAGGACCGGGTGATCCAGACGCCCTATGGCGACCGATCGGGCGTGGTGATCGAGCCGTGGCTGACCGACCAATGGTATGTCGATGCCAAGACGCTGGCCCAGCCGGCGATCGAGGCGGTGCGATCGGGCGCGATCAAGCTGGTGCCGGCAAGCTGGGAGAAGACCTTCTTCAACTGGATGGAGAATATCCAGCCCTGGTGCGTCAGCCGCCAGCTTTGGTGGGGCCACCAGATCCCCGCATGGTTCGCCGAGGATGGCCGTGCCTTCGTCGCTGAAACCGAGGAAGAGGCGCAGGCACAGGCCGGCGCCGGCGTGGTGCTGACCCGCGATCCGGACGTGCTCGACACCTGGTTCTCCTCCGCATTGTGGCCGTTCGCGACGCTCGGCTGGCCGGATGCAGCGGACCCGACGCTGGGTGGTCGCTATCCCAATGACGTCCTCGTCTCCGGCTTCGACATCCTGTTCTTCTGGGATGCCCGGATGATGATGCAGGGCATGCAGTTCATGAAGGACGTGCCGTTCCGCACGCTCTACCTGCACGGGCTGGTCCGCGCGGCCGACGGCTCGAAGATGTCGAAGTCGAAGGGCAACACGGTCGATCCGCTCGGCCTGATCGACCAATATGGCGCCGACGCACTGCGCTTCTTCATGGCGGCGATGGAAAGCCAGGGCCGCGACATCAAGATGGATGAGCGCCGCGTCGAGGGGTATCGCAACTTCGCGACCAAGCTGTGGAACGCGGCCCGCTTCGCACAGGCCAATGGCATCGGTGCCTCCGCGACGCTGGATGCGCCGGTCGCCACGCTGGCGGTGAACAAGTGGATCATCGCCGAGACGGTGAAGACGGTGCAGGCGGTGGACCTGGCGCTGGCCGATTACCGGTTCGACGGGGCGGCCAATGCGATCTACCAGTTCGTCTGGAGCCGTTTCTGCGACTGGTATCTGGAACTCATCAAGCCGGTGCTGCAAGGCGGCGAGGCCGGTGGCGAAGAGACCCGCGCGGTCGCCGGCTGGGTGCTCGACCAGATCCTGGTGCTGCTCCACCCGTTCATGCCGTTCATCACGGAGGAATTGTGGCACGCAATGGGGTCGCGCGATCATGACCTGATCGTCGCCCAGTGGCCGATGGCGGATGCCCGCGCGCTCGATCCGGAGGCGGAGCGCGAGATCGACTGGCTGATCCGGCTGGTCGGCGACATTCGCGCCGCGCGCACCGAACTGAACGTGCCGCCCGGCGCACGCCTGCCGCTGCATGTCCGTGATGCGCATGACGATACGCTGGCACGCCTCGACCGGCAGGCATCGGTGCTGGCGCGGCTGGCCCGCGTCGACCGCGCCGAGGGCGACGCCGCCAGCGGCGGGGCCGCCCAAGTGGTGGTGGACGAGGCGACGTTCATCCTGCCGCTGGAAGGTGTGATCGATCTGGATGCGGAGCGCGCCCGTCTGACCAAGGCGATCGCCGCGGCCGAGAAGGAGCGCGATGCACTGGGCGCGCGGCTGGGCAATGCCAGCTTCGTCGAGCGCGCCAAGCCCGAGGCGGTGGACAAGGCGCGGGCCGATCATGCCGACAAGATGGCGGAGGCGGCCCGGCTGCACGCGGCGCTCGGCCGGTTGGGGTAA
- a CDS encoding phosphatidylserine decarboxylase: protein MPSLEKPPVATTTVKWRFPAVHPEGRKYVLIAGGLTLLATLVTKILFWPFIGLCIWVAAFFRDPIRTTPQGDDLIVAPADGLITMIQRVPIPRELTGELGTAPMMRVSIFMSVFDVHINRTPIAGTIRQVVYISGKFLNADLDKASDENERQHFVVEGRDGRKIGFTQIAGLVARRIVGFVKPGDMVAAGQRIGLIRFGSRVDVYLPDDVMPQVTLGQRSIAGETVLGRVGGRPVTGVAQ from the coding sequence ATGCCTTCGCTTGAAAAGCCCCCTGTCGCCACGACCACGGTCAAGTGGCGCTTCCCCGCCGTCCATCCGGAAGGGCGCAAATACGTCCTGATCGCCGGCGGCCTTACGCTGCTCGCCACGCTCGTCACCAAGATCCTGTTCTGGCCGTTCATCGGCCTGTGCATCTGGGTGGCCGCGTTCTTTCGCGATCCGATCCGCACCACGCCGCAGGGTGACGACCTGATCGTCGCACCCGCCGACGGCCTCATCACCATGATCCAGCGCGTACCCATTCCGCGCGAGCTGACCGGGGAGCTGGGCACCGCGCCGATGATGCGGGTGTCGATCTTCATGTCGGTGTTCGACGTGCACATCAACCGCACCCCGATCGCGGGCACGATCCGCCAGGTCGTCTATATCTCCGGCAAGTTCCTCAATGCCGACCTCGACAAGGCATCCGACGAAAACGAACGACAGCATTTCGTGGTCGAAGGCCGGGACGGTCGCAAGATCGGCTTTACCCAGATCGCGGGGCTGGTCGCACGCCGGATCGTCGGGTTCGTGAAGCCCGGAGACATGGTCGCGGCCGGCCAGCGCATCGGCCTGATCCGCTTCGGCAGCCGCGTCGACGTGTATCTGCCCGATGACGTGATGCCGCAGGTGACGTTGGGGCAGCGTTCGATCGCCGGGGAAACGGTGCTCGGCCGCGTCGGCGGACGACCCGTTACGGGCGTCGCGCAGTAA
- a CDS encoding cation:proton antiporter: MALRLDNHGFSDALVILGAAGIVIPAFARFRVSPVIGFILVGLLVGPAGLGSLVPDASWLYYVTISDPESIEPFAEFGIILLLFSIGLELSFRRLWSMRRLVFGTGVTELLGSAFLIGLALHLLGQSWGGAIGLGLALALSSTALVLPLVGTTSPVGRGAFAMLLFEDLALVPIIFALGAMAPTASEEGWVGIAGVALRGGLTVVAMYLGGRIVLPRLFAQAARTKSPELFLAASLLVVIVASVATTAAGLSPIVGALLAGLLIAETEYHSEVEVMTAPFKGLALGVFLITVGMSLDLRLIAKNWPSLLAAVVGVVAVKAIVTYLLLRVAHARRGTAAETGLLMGSPSETTLIVLGTAAQAQLIQPSTAAFWQTVTAIGLTLTPLLAKAGRITSRRIEQAGEGPPIPEVETEGPGAVVIGFGRVGKLVSDMLTAHGQRYLAVEANIDAVTEARRAGYPVLFGDVARPELVDRLNLAQARALILTMDDPVLTVRLARRIRQAVPALPIIARARDASHAAELYRAGVTDAVPETLESSLQLSEAVLVDLGVAMGLVIASIHEKRDELRQTIRREAQLTREPRIRRIKRLSETG; this comes from the coding sequence ATGGCACTTCGGCTCGACAATCACGGCTTCAGCGACGCGCTCGTCATCCTTGGTGCAGCAGGCATCGTCATCCCGGCCTTTGCCCGTTTCCGGGTCAGCCCGGTGATCGGCTTCATCCTCGTCGGCCTGCTGGTCGGCCCGGCCGGGCTCGGCTCGCTCGTGCCCGACGCCTCCTGGCTTTACTATGTGACCATTTCCGACCCGGAATCGATCGAGCCTTTCGCCGAGTTCGGCATCATCCTGCTGCTGTTCTCGATCGGACTGGAATTGTCGTTCCGGCGTTTATGGTCGATGCGGCGGCTGGTGTTCGGCACCGGCGTGACCGAACTGCTCGGCTCCGCCTTTCTGATCGGCCTGGCACTGCATCTGCTGGGGCAAAGCTGGGGCGGCGCGATCGGACTGGGGCTGGCCTTGGCGCTCTCGTCCACCGCGCTGGTGCTGCCGCTGGTGGGCACGACCAGTCCGGTCGGGCGCGGCGCGTTCGCGATGCTGTTGTTCGAGGATCTGGCGCTGGTCCCCATCATCTTCGCGCTCGGTGCGATGGCGCCGACGGCCAGCGAGGAAGGCTGGGTGGGCATCGCCGGCGTCGCCCTGCGTGGTGGCCTGACCGTGGTCGCGATGTATCTGGGTGGGCGCATCGTGCTGCCGCGCCTGTTCGCACAGGCCGCGCGTACCAAGAGCCCGGAGTTGTTCCTGGCCGCGTCGCTGCTGGTGGTGATCGTCGCCAGCGTCGCGACCACCGCCGCCGGATTGTCGCCGATCGTCGGTGCGCTGCTCGCCGGCCTGCTGATCGCGGAAACCGAGTATCATTCCGAGGTCGAGGTGATGACCGCCCCGTTCAAGGGGCTGGCGCTCGGCGTCTTCCTCATCACCGTGGGCATGAGCCTGGACCTCCGTCTGATCGCCAAGAACTGGCCGTCGCTGCTCGCGGCCGTCGTCGGCGTCGTCGCGGTGAAGGCGATCGTCACTTATCTGCTGCTGCGCGTCGCCCATGCCCGGCGCGGCACCGCGGCCGAAACCGGCCTGCTGATGGGCAGCCCGTCGGAGACCACGTTGATCGTGCTGGGGACGGCGGCACAGGCGCAGTTGATCCAGCCGTCGACCGCCGCCTTCTGGCAGACCGTCACCGCAATCGGCCTGACGCTGACCCCGCTCCTCGCCAAGGCCGGGCGTATCACCTCGCGCCGGATCGAGCAGGCCGGAGAAGGCCCGCCGATCCCCGAGGTGGAGACGGAAGGTCCCGGCGCGGTCGTCATCGGTTTCGGCCGCGTCGGCAAGCTGGTGTCGGACATGCTGACCGCGCACGGCCAGCGTTATCTGGCGGTGGAAGCGAACATCGACGCCGTGACCGAGGCGCGGCGGGCGGGCTATCCGGTGCTGTTCGGCGATGTCGCGCGGCCGGAACTGGTCGACCGGCTGAACCTGGCGCAGGCGCGCGCGCTGATCCTGACCATGGACGATCCGGTGCTTACCGTCCGGCTGGCGCGGCGCATCCGGCAGGCGGTGCCGGCCCTGCCGATCATCGCGCGCGCCCGCGATGCCAGCCATGCCGCCGAACTCTACCGTGCGGGCGTCACCGATGCGGTGCCCGAAACGCTGGAAAGCTCGCTGCAACTCTCGGAAGCGGTGCTGGTCGATCTTGGCGTCGCGATGGGCTTGGTGATCGCCTCGATCCACGAAAAACGCGACGAACTCCGCCAGACGATCCGGCGCGAGGCGCAACTGACCCGCGAACCGCGCATCCGCCGGATCAAGCGGCTGAGCGAAACCGGCTGA
- the rpsB gene encoding 30S ribosomal protein S2, which produces MAAPVVTMQQLVETGAHFGHQTHRWNPKMKPYIFGDRNGVHILDLSQTVPLFARALEFISSSVAGGGKVLFVGTKRQAQEAVADAARRSNQHFVNHRWLGGMLTNWKTISNSIKRLKSLEEQLSGNTAGLTKKEVLQLTRERDKLELSLGGIRDMGGVPDVMFVIDANKEELAIKEANTLGIPVVAILDSNVSPDGIAFPVPANDDASRAIRLYCEAVAIAATRGGQEQQRRSGADVGAMAEPPVEEALSVEEPAAANVEGAGAEAERQIDA; this is translated from the coding sequence ATGGCGGCACCTGTCGTCACCATGCAGCAGCTTGTCGAGACCGGCGCGCACTTCGGCCACCAGACCCACCGCTGGAACCCGAAGATGAAGCCCTACATCTTCGGCGACCGCAACGGCGTCCACATCCTTGACCTCTCGCAGACCGTGCCGCTTTTCGCGCGCGCGCTGGAGTTCATCAGCTCGTCGGTCGCCGGCGGCGGCAAGGTGCTGTTCGTCGGCACCAAGCGCCAGGCGCAGGAAGCGGTTGCCGATGCGGCCCGCCGCTCGAACCAGCATTTTGTCAACCACCGCTGGCTGGGCGGCATGCTCACCAACTGGAAGACGATCTCGAACTCGATCAAGCGTCTCAAGTCGCTCGAAGAGCAGCTTTCGGGCAACACCGCGGGCCTGACCAAGAAGGAAGTCCTGCAGCTCACCCGTGAGCGCGACAAGCTGGAACTGTCGCTGGGCGGCATCCGCGACATGGGCGGCGTGCCCGACGTCATGTTCGTGATCGACGCGAACAAGGAAGAGCTGGCGATCAAGGAAGCCAACACGCTGGGCATCCCGGTCGTTGCCATCCTCGATTCGAACGTGTCGCCGGACGGCATCGCCTTCCCGGTGCCGGCCAACGACGACGCGAGCCGTGCGATCCGCCTGTATTGCGAGGCCGTGGCGATCGCCGCGACCCGCGGCGGCCAGGAGCAGCAGCGCCGCAGCGGTGCCGATGTCGGTGCGATGGCCGAGCCGCCCGTCGAGGAAGCGCTGAGCGTCGAAGAGCCCGCTGCGGCGAACGTCGAGGGCGCTGGCGCCGAGGCCGAGCGCCAGATCGACGCCTAA
- a CDS encoding CDP-alcohol phosphatidyltransferase family protein, which yields MALPRRSRLRRAPRGLPLRAVAPNAVTALALCSGLSGVRFAIGGEWQSAVAMIMIAGVLDGLDGRIARLLHGESRFGAELDSLSDAISFGVAPALILYLWSLSSAPRIGWICALLLAVFCALRLARFNAAIDEVEQPHKSAGFLTGIPAPAGAGLAMLPMYLWFWTGETLFTSPYLVGPWVAFIAMLMVSSVATFSWGSLRLRRTVRFEALALVVLLGGALVSVPWHTLTLICVAYLASIPFSMVNYGRVRRQRATGAPEHKPATSTTSA from the coding sequence ATGGCGCTGCCACGCCGGTCCCGGCTGCGCCGTGCGCCACGCGGACTGCCATTGCGGGCGGTAGCCCCCAATGCGGTAACGGCGCTCGCCCTCTGTTCCGGTCTGTCCGGCGTCCGCTTCGCCATCGGCGGAGAATGGCAGAGCGCGGTTGCGATGATCATGATTGCCGGCGTCCTGGACGGGCTGGACGGGCGGATCGCTCGCCTGCTTCACGGTGAAAGCCGGTTCGGGGCGGAACTGGACTCGCTGTCCGACGCCATTTCGTTCGGCGTCGCGCCGGCGCTGATCCTCTACCTCTGGTCGCTGTCCAGCGCCCCGCGGATCGGATGGATCTGCGCCTTGCTGCTTGCGGTGTTTTGCGCGCTCCGACTGGCGCGGTTCAATGCCGCGATTGACGAAGTCGAGCAGCCGCACAAATCGGCCGGCTTCCTGACCGGCATTCCGGCACCCGCCGGGGCGGGGCTTGCCATGCTGCCCATGTATCTGTGGTTCTGGACCGGCGAGACGCTGTTCACCTCGCCCTATCTGGTCGGCCCCTGGGTCGCCTTCATCGCGATGCTGATGGTCTCAAGCGTCGCCACCTTTTCATGGGGATCGCTCCGCCTGCGCCGTACGGTGCGTTTCGAAGCGCTGGCGCTGGTCGTCCTGCTCGGTGGGGCGCTGGTGTCCGTGCCGTGGCACACGCTCACGCTGATCTGCGTCGCCTATCTCGCCAGCATCCCATTCAGCATGGTGAATTACGGTCGGGTCAGGCGGCAGCGCGCGACTGGCGCACCGGAACATAAGCCGGCGACATCGACGACCAGCGCCTGA